Proteins encoded within one genomic window of Elusimicrobiota bacterium:
- the trmD gene encoding tRNA (guanosine(37)-N1)-methyltransferase TrmD has product MALRIDVLTLFPRMFDGVFSESLLGKATQRGLVDLRVLDIRGFSTDKHHTADDRSYGGGPGMVLKAEPLLGALKAVGAGTPLRGPGSRKNQRRPFVIYLSPQGRPFSQSLADTLVKKKRLVLIAGHYEGIDERIFDWVDSEVSVGEAVLTGGEIPAMAVVDAVVRKVPGVVKETDSLKWDSFAPGWEGQLDCPHFTRPAEWRGRRVPDVLLEGNHKKIQAWRSAASQSATRKKRPDLIQTLTTRRGRGTVKK; this is encoded by the coding sequence ATGGCGCTCCGTATTGACGTTTTAACGCTGTTCCCCCGAATGTTTGACGGGGTGTTCAGTGAAAGTTTGCTGGGAAAGGCCACTCAGCGCGGGCTGGTAGATCTCCGAGTTTTGGATATCCGAGGTTTTTCCACGGACAAGCACCATACCGCTGACGACCGATCCTACGGCGGGGGCCCCGGAATGGTCCTGAAAGCAGAACCATTGCTTGGTGCGCTGAAAGCGGTGGGGGCGGGGACGCCGTTACGGGGTCCCGGGTCCCGAAAAAACCAACGTCGGCCTTTTGTTATCTATCTTTCCCCCCAGGGGCGGCCTTTTTCTCAATCTCTGGCCGACACGTTGGTGAAGAAGAAACGCTTGGTCCTCATTGCAGGGCATTACGAGGGGATCGACGAACGAATTTTTGATTGGGTAGATTCAGAAGTCTCCGTTGGCGAAGCGGTGCTGACGGGGGGAGAGATCCCCGCCATGGCGGTGGTGGACGCTGTGGTCCGAAAGGTTCCTGGTGTTGTAAAAGAAACTGATTCTTTGAAATGGGACTCTTTTGCCCCCGGATGGGAAGGCCAGTTGGATTGCCCCCATTTCACACGGCCCGCTGAGTGGCGCGGTCGCCGGGTGCCAGATGTTCTCCTGGAAGGGAATCACAAAAAGATCCAAGCGTGGCGGTCCGCGGCGTCCCAAAGCGCCACGAGAAAAAAGCGGCCCGATTTGATTCAAACATTGACGACCCGCCGTGGGCGGGGCACCGTTAAAAAGTGA
- a CDS encoding KH domain-containing protein has product MPSPVELVSSIIKNLVDQPEKVDVRWLETEKTVEVNVCPEDRGKVIGRRGKTIDSLRILASAAFATGSERIDVKLREE; this is encoded by the coding sequence GTGCCTTCCCCGGTCGAGTTGGTCTCTTCCATCATTAAGAATTTGGTGGACCAACCCGAAAAAGTGGATGTCCGTTGGTTGGAAACAGAGAAAACAGTGGAAGTGAACGTTTGCCCAGAAGACCGTGGTAAAGTGATTGGTCGCCGCGGGAAGACCATCGATTCCTTGCGGATTCTCGCCAGCGCTGCCTTTGCCACGGGCAGTGAACGGATCGACGTCAAGCTACGCGAAGAATAG
- a CDS encoding ribonuclease HII, translating to MPEALFAFDKSWREKGFFILAGVDEAGRGPWAGPVAAAAVVLSPESHWPDLNDSKKLSPDVREKLFDKIRQQALYFSVQLVFPDVIDKINILQATFQAMTHAVKDLGVTPALVLVDGNRRIPQIPARSQQTVVGGDGKSASIAAASVLAKVTRDHWMIEAHQKFPQYNFANNKGYGTPDHAAALRRYGPSPLHRKSYAPVRAALAPELPFEPVA from the coding sequence ATGCCGGAAGCCCTTTTTGCGTTTGACAAGTCATGGCGCGAAAAGGGCTTTTTTATTTTGGCGGGGGTGGATGAAGCGGGCCGGGGCCCTTGGGCCGGACCGGTGGCCGCGGCGGCCGTTGTTTTAAGTCCTGAGTCCCATTGGCCGGATCTGAACGACAGCAAGAAACTATCCCCCGATGTCCGAGAAAAACTGTTCGATAAAATTCGTCAGCAGGCCCTCTACTTTTCCGTTCAATTGGTTTTTCCAGACGTGATTGATAAAATCAACATCCTCCAGGCCACCTTTCAAGCCATGACTCATGCCGTCAAAGACTTGGGCGTCACCCCGGCTCTTGTTTTGGTGGATGGAAACCGCCGCATCCCCCAGATCCCCGCCCGAAGTCAACAAACTGTTGTTGGTGGGGATGGCAAAAGTGCATCCATCGCCGCCGCCAGTGTATTGGCCAAGGTGACCCGTGATCATTGGATGATAGAGGCCCATCAAAAATTTCCCCAGTATAACTTCGCCAACAACAAAGGCTACGGAACTCCCGACCACGCCGCCGCCCTGCGGCGCTACGGTCCTTCGCCCCTCCACCGGAAGAGTTACGCCCCCGTAAGGGCGGCCCTGGCCCCGGAACTCCCCTTCGAACCGGTTGCTTAA
- the rpsP gene encoding 30S ribosomal protein S16, which yields MVRLRMQRVGRPKAPHFRIVAVDSRKARDAASLEIIGHYHPTDKTNKVTVDAERLKYWLSQGAQASDTLRTALKTAGAWVASSN from the coding sequence ATGGTTCGTTTACGTATGCAGCGGGTGGGACGCCCGAAAGCGCCTCATTTTCGTATTGTAGCGGTGGACAGCCGGAAGGCTCGCGACGCCGCTAGTTTGGAAATTATTGGTCATTATCACCCGACCGATAAAACCAACAAGGTCACGGTTGACGCTGAACGCCTGAAATATTGGTTGAGTCAAGGCGCTCAGGCCTCCGACACCCTTCGCACGGCCCTAAAAACAGCCGGCGCGTGGGTGGCTTCCAGTAACTAA
- the rplS gene encoding 50S ribosomal protein L19, producing the protein MNTIIDKVESAFLKKDPGQFRPGDVVRVDVEIIEGESRRIQAFEGVVIRQRGHGIANTFTVRKISFGVGVERTFPLHSPRIQGIKVLRSGKVRRSKLYYLRELSGKAARIEEVKPVGASKKKAVNEPKEAAPASL; encoded by the coding sequence ATGAATACCATTATCGACAAAGTTGAAAGCGCTTTTTTAAAAAAAGATCCCGGTCAGTTCCGTCCGGGTGACGTGGTTCGCGTGGACGTGGAAATCATTGAAGGGGAATCCCGCCGTATTCAAGCCTTTGAAGGCGTTGTGATCCGTCAACGAGGCCACGGCATTGCCAACACATTCACCGTTCGAAAAATTTCTTTCGGGGTGGGAGTCGAACGCACGTTCCCCCTCCACAGCCCGCGCATCCAGGGAATCAAAGTCCTTCGGTCCGGGAAAGTCCGTCGATCAAAGCTCTATTATCTCCGTGAATTGTCAGGGAAAGCCGCTCGAATTGAAGAGGTCAAACCCGTGGGGGCCTCCAAAAAGAAGGCCGTCAACGAACCCAAAGAGGCCGCCCCCGCTTCCCTCTAA
- a CDS encoding YraN family protein, with amino-acid sequence MLNFLRNRLHPQGSPHRSFTQAQGQDAEELALRHLEKKGYRLVEKNFTTRLGEIDLIMEKKDTLVFVEVRERKSNAYGTPAETVTTRKQARIAKAALMFVKAHFLNNRNLRFDIVSVQNGMVTHLENAFVPSGYTL; translated from the coding sequence TTGCTTAACTTTCTTCGAAATCGTCTTCACCCCCAGGGATCCCCGCACCGATCCTTCACTCAAGCCCAAGGGCAAGATGCGGAAGAGTTGGCTCTACGCCATCTGGAGAAAAAAGGCTATCGCTTGGTGGAAAAGAATTTCACTACACGGCTGGGCGAAATCGATTTGATCATGGAGAAAAAGGATACCCTGGTTTTTGTAGAAGTGCGGGAAAGGAAATCCAACGCTTACGGAACCCCCGCGGAAACCGTCACGACCCGCAAACAAGCCCGCATCGCCAAAGCTGCCCTGATGTTCGTTAAAGCCCATTTTCTCAATAATCGAAATTTACGGTTTGACATTGTTTCCGTTCAAAATGGTATGGTAACCCACCTAGAAAACGCCTTCGTCCCCTCCGGCTATACGCTCTAG
- a CDS encoding adenylosuccinate synthase, with protein sequence MSTLIVVGAQWGDEGKGKIVHLLGKKADIIVRYQGGNNAGHTVVFDGKKFILHQIPSGILQPGRHCVIANGVVMDPWALREEARFLASRKIRVKGRLSISAWAHLILPYHRYLDALRESGQGKIGTTKRGIGPAYSDKVGRVGVRLADFMDPVVFKELVEINLSAKSPLLTRLISLKDLRKETFKGYDGLRRFFEPLMADTPALLQKALAAGKNILFEGAQGTMLDVDFGTYPFVTSSNPIAGAACVGSGVGPAAIDEVLGVVKAYTTRVGDGPFPTELKDAFGDTLRARGQEFGATTGRPRRCGWFDAVVVRHAVRINGLTRLALTKLDVLEGIDPIRVCVAYRVNGKLVRDFPASRRGQAEATPVYKELPGFKGAVKGITRYKDLPDPAKKYCRFLEQEVGVPMAMISMGRSREETILLDKSFRWIP encoded by the coding sequence ATGTCAACACTGATTGTTGTTGGGGCCCAATGGGGCGATGAAGGCAAAGGCAAAATCGTTCATCTTTTGGGAAAAAAGGCGGACATTATTGTTCGTTACCAGGGGGGGAACAACGCGGGACATACGGTTGTCTTTGACGGAAAAAAATTCATCCTCCATCAAATTCCCTCAGGGATTCTTCAGCCGGGTCGCCACTGTGTGATCGCCAATGGGGTGGTCATGGATCCCTGGGCCTTGCGGGAAGAAGCGCGGTTTTTAGCTTCTCGGAAGATTCGTGTGAAGGGACGCCTCTCCATCAGCGCCTGGGCTCACTTGATTTTGCCGTATCATCGGTACCTCGACGCCTTGCGAGAGTCCGGTCAAGGGAAAATAGGGACAACCAAACGGGGGATCGGGCCCGCTTATTCGGATAAGGTGGGCCGAGTGGGTGTTCGTCTCGCGGATTTCATGGATCCCGTGGTGTTTAAAGAACTTGTGGAGATCAATCTCAGCGCGAAGTCCCCTCTACTCACTCGTCTCATTTCTCTGAAAGACCTTCGCAAAGAGACCTTCAAAGGATACGATGGGTTGCGACGTTTTTTCGAGCCCCTGATGGCCGATACGCCCGCCTTGTTGCAAAAAGCCTTGGCCGCAGGGAAAAATATTTTGTTTGAAGGGGCTCAGGGGACGATGCTGGATGTGGATTTTGGAACGTATCCTTTCGTGACTTCGTCGAATCCTATCGCGGGGGCCGCGTGCGTGGGGTCCGGTGTGGGGCCCGCCGCCATTGACGAGGTTTTGGGTGTGGTGAAAGCGTATACGACACGCGTGGGTGACGGGCCTTTCCCCACCGAGCTGAAAGACGCCTTTGGGGACACGTTGCGGGCCCGGGGCCAAGAGTTCGGTGCGACGACGGGTCGTCCTCGGCGTTGCGGTTGGTTCGACGCGGTTGTGGTTCGCCACGCGGTCCGGATTAACGGGTTGACCCGGCTTGCCCTCACGAAACTCGACGTTCTGGAAGGAATCGATCCCATTCGGGTGTGCGTGGCTTATCGCGTGAACGGTAAGCTGGTGCGAGATTTTCCCGCCTCACGCCGAGGGCAGGCGGAGGCTACCCCTGTCTACAAAGAGCTCCCGGGTTTTAAGGGCGCTGTGAAAGGAATCACCCGTTACAAAGACCTTCCGGATCCCGCCAAAAAATATTGCCGGTTTCTCGAGCAAGAAGTGGGTGTTCCTATGGCCATGATCTCCATGGGACGAAGTCGGGAAGAAACGATCCTTTTGGATAAATCCTTCCGGTGGATCCCATGA
- the carB gene encoding carbamoyl-phosphate synthase large subunit — MPKRTDIKTILIIGSGPIVIGQACEFDYSGAQAVKALKNEGYRVVLINSNPATIMTDPEFADATYVEPLIPSMIERIIEKEKPEVILPTLGGQTALNLAVALHERGSLVKYGVELIGAKVEAIKKAEDRELFKKTMIGIGLDVPRSGVARSLADAERIAEEIGFPLIIRASFTLGGIGSAIVYTREEFLAAAHRGLDASPIHEILLEESVIGWKEYELEVMRDRADQCVVICSIENVDAMGVHTGDSITVAPVQTLSDPDYQKLRDQAFACIRAIGVETGGSNVQFAVDPKTGRTVIIEMNPRVSRSSALASKATGFPIAKIAALLAVGYTLDEIPNDITKKTPACFEPVIDYVVTKIPRFAFEKFTEADQTLNTSMKSVGEVMAIGRTFRESLQKALRGLEIGRSGLGADGKSIVPAVDAIVQRGPVDGDDPERKKLLEDVEHKLRVPNCDRIFNIKYAFQLGLTVEDICRLSGIDPWFVHQIGMIWELEKEIRAEGKNLSVDLLRRAKRDGFSDIQISYLTGLKPEAVAKTRKKHLPVTFKRVDTCAAEFPADTPYFYSTYEEEDESLPLSKKERVIVLGGGPNRIGQGIEFDYCCVHAAWAIKECGYETIMVNCNPETVSTDYDTSDQLFFEPLTLEDVVNVVERTKAKGVIPQFGGQTPLNLAKPLLKAGVKILGTSADSIDIAEDRERFGELLTKLEIPHPAHGTARNLKEAEAAAEKVGYPVMVRPSYVLGGRAMEVVFDKEQLVDYMRRALDSGAGLPILLDRFLEDAKEVDVDAVCDGKEVFIAGIMEHIEEAGVHSGDSACVLPPHSLEPQVLEALTLYTTKMAVALQVKGLINIQYAVQNGTVYVLEANPRASRTIPFVSKATGVPLAKVAAMVMVGKSLKEVLEPWKGVIEKKKPWFSVKEVVFPWMRFPEVDVVLGPEMRSTGEVMGIDVDYGTAFGKSQAAAGGALPKKGTILFSLRERDREQALPIARAFEKMGYGLMGTQGTSDFLRKNGLNIETVKKIAEGRPNVLDVIKNREVVLVLNTPHGHRSRSDGFHIRRTALLSNVPIITTHAAARAVVEGLQQSRERRWEARSLQELYKSSQA; from the coding sequence ATGCCCAAACGAACAGATATTAAAACCATCCTTATCATTGGTTCTGGCCCCATTGTTATCGGGCAAGCTTGTGAATTCGACTATTCCGGTGCTCAGGCGGTCAAGGCTCTGAAGAATGAAGGCTATCGAGTGGTGTTGATCAATTCGAATCCCGCGACCATCATGACGGATCCGGAATTTGCTGACGCCACTTATGTGGAACCCTTAATTCCCTCGATGATTGAACGTATTATTGAAAAGGAAAAACCCGAAGTGATCCTGCCCACCTTGGGAGGCCAAACGGCACTTAATTTGGCTGTGGCTCTTCATGAGCGAGGCAGTTTGGTGAAATACGGGGTCGAATTGATCGGTGCGAAAGTGGAGGCCATTAAAAAAGCCGAAGACCGAGAGCTGTTTAAAAAAACCATGATCGGTATTGGATTGGATGTTCCGCGGAGTGGGGTGGCACGGTCGCTGGCCGACGCGGAACGGATTGCGGAGGAAATCGGGTTTCCTCTCATTATTCGCGCCTCGTTCACGTTAGGGGGAATCGGGTCCGCGATTGTTTACACGCGGGAAGAATTTTTGGCCGCCGCTCACCGCGGTTTGGACGCGAGTCCTATTCATGAGATTTTGCTTGAGGAAAGTGTGATCGGGTGGAAAGAATACGAGTTGGAGGTCATGCGAGACCGGGCCGACCAATGTGTGGTCATTTGTTCCATTGAAAATGTGGACGCCATGGGGGTTCATACGGGAGACTCCATCACCGTGGCTCCGGTGCAAACGCTCTCTGACCCTGACTATCAAAAACTGCGGGACCAAGCTTTTGCCTGCATCCGCGCCATTGGGGTGGAAACGGGGGGGTCGAACGTTCAGTTCGCTGTGGACCCCAAAACCGGCCGGACAGTGATTATTGAAATGAACCCCCGCGTGTCCCGCTCGTCGGCCTTGGCGTCCAAAGCCACGGGATTCCCGATCGCCAAAATCGCGGCGCTTCTGGCCGTGGGGTATACGTTGGACGAAATTCCTAACGATATCACCAAGAAGACTCCTGCCTGTTTTGAACCCGTCATCGATTATGTGGTCACCAAAATTCCCCGGTTTGCGTTTGAGAAGTTCACGGAAGCCGATCAGACACTGAACACCAGCATGAAATCCGTTGGAGAAGTGATGGCCATTGGGCGCACTTTTCGGGAATCGCTTCAAAAAGCTTTACGCGGTCTGGAAATCGGCCGATCGGGTCTCGGGGCGGACGGAAAATCCATCGTCCCCGCGGTGGACGCTATTGTTCAGCGCGGTCCAGTAGACGGGGATGACCCGGAACGGAAAAAATTGTTGGAAGATGTGGAACACAAATTGCGCGTGCCCAATTGCGATCGCATTTTTAATATCAAATACGCTTTTCAACTGGGACTCACGGTGGAAGATATTTGCCGGCTTTCGGGAATTGATCCCTGGTTCGTGCATCAGATTGGGATGATTTGGGAATTAGAGAAGGAAATTCGGGCGGAGGGGAAAAATTTGTCTGTGGACCTTCTCCGTCGGGCTAAACGGGACGGTTTTTCGGATATTCAAATTTCCTATTTAACGGGTCTAAAACCCGAGGCGGTGGCTAAAACCCGTAAGAAACACCTGCCGGTGACTTTTAAGAGGGTGGATACGTGTGCGGCGGAGTTCCCTGCGGACACCCCTTACTTTTATTCGACTTACGAAGAAGAGGACGAATCGCTTCCTTTGTCCAAGAAAGAGCGTGTGATCGTCTTGGGGGGTGGGCCCAACCGCATCGGTCAAGGGATCGAGTTCGATTACTGTTGTGTGCACGCGGCTTGGGCCATTAAGGAATGTGGCTACGAGACCATTATGGTGAACTGTAACCCGGAGACGGTTTCCACAGACTACGACACTTCTGACCAGCTCTTTTTTGAACCTCTGACGCTGGAAGATGTGGTGAATGTGGTGGAACGGACGAAGGCCAAGGGTGTCATTCCCCAGTTCGGTGGCCAAACGCCGCTGAATTTGGCGAAACCACTCCTGAAAGCGGGAGTGAAAATATTGGGAACGTCCGCCGATTCTATCGATATCGCGGAAGACCGGGAACGGTTCGGCGAATTGCTGACGAAATTGGAAATCCCCCATCCCGCCCACGGCACGGCCCGGAATTTGAAGGAAGCCGAAGCGGCCGCTGAAAAGGTGGGGTATCCGGTCATGGTTCGGCCTTCCTATGTGTTGGGTGGTCGGGCCATGGAAGTTGTTTTTGACAAGGAACAGTTGGTCGATTACATGCGGCGGGCACTGGATTCTGGCGCGGGTCTCCCTATCCTCTTGGATCGGTTTCTGGAAGACGCCAAGGAAGTGGACGTGGACGCCGTCTGTGACGGGAAAGAGGTTTTTATCGCCGGAATTATGGAGCATATCGAAGAAGCGGGTGTCCATTCCGGTGATTCGGCATGCGTTTTGCCTCCCCATAGCTTGGAACCACAGGTTTTGGAAGCGTTGACTCTCTACACCACCAAAATGGCGGTGGCTCTTCAGGTGAAGGGATTGATTAATATTCAATACGCTGTCCAAAACGGGACGGTGTACGTGTTGGAGGCTAACCCACGGGCCAGCCGGACCATCCCCTTCGTGTCGAAGGCCACGGGGGTTCCCTTGGCGAAGGTGGCCGCCATGGTGATGGTGGGGAAATCCTTGAAAGAAGTTTTGGAACCTTGGAAGGGGGTGATCGAAAAAAAGAAGCCTTGGTTTTCCGTCAAAGAAGTCGTGTTTCCCTGGATGCGTTTTCCGGAAGTGGATGTGGTGTTGGGCCCCGAAATGCGGTCCACGGGTGAAGTGATGGGCATCGATGTGGATTACGGCACGGCGTTTGGGAAATCTCAAGCGGCGGCCGGCGGTGCGTTGCCCAAAAAAGGGACCATTTTATTCAGTTTGCGGGAACGGGATCGGGAACAAGCTCTTCCCATCGCCCGGGCGTTTGAAAAAATGGGTTACGGACTGATGGGAACCCAGGGCACTTCGGACTTTTTACGGAAGAACGGCTTGAACATCGAGACCGTTAAAAAAATCGCGGAAGGTCGTCCCAATGTCTTGGACGTCATTAAGAACCGGGAAGTGGTGTTGGTTTTGAATACTCCCCACGGCCACCGGTCTCGCTCCGATGGGTTCCATATCCGCCGCACAGCACTCTTGTCAAACGTGCCCATCATCACCACCCACGCCGCGGCTCGCGCTGTGGTGGAGGGACTCCAGCAGTCAAGAGAGCGCCGCTGGGAAGCCCGCTCCCTCCAAGAGCTCTATAAATCCAGCCAAGCCTAA
- a CDS encoding FAD-dependent thymidylate synthase, with product MPDERVTLTGASEASTPSPGPVPDGLPSRFSGPKVQLINSFKDPFNNAVATARTCYSASVVLPEHVDKDSKSRAQRDAIAVSIYKAGHHTTLQHSSFQFVLENVSRHFIWSFLHSHPFYNSEQVSQRYVTVGPDRLTLPPLKEPALTLFREAAGNLMEAYGRLTEILLPSVRAEYKKIFPLRNPDQKPWAKFVQRKSQEVARYVLPVATQAHLYHTVSGLTLHRYHRLCQSFDTPWEQRIVVDKMIAAVREVDPLFTDRMEDPLPLESTPEYRAHREFHGKTKPAREFIKEFDARLKRRSSCLVDYKVHGEKVLAQAVRSVFGVPQSMMSDEDAIDRVLNPARNRYLGESLNLGTHSKLCRTLSHMHFTFAKKISHTADSQDQRHRMTPASRPVLSGHFVPDQPDYITPLLIRQTPEAKEFYDTTLTALWGQIERLMNDGVPEEFALYLLPNAVSVRFDESGDLLNFHHKWTKRLCYTAQEEIWKTSQEEVLQVQHIAPRVAAHLGAPCQLRSVSSTRPFCPEGDRFCGVVVWKNKVEDYERLI from the coding sequence ATGCCAGATGAACGTGTGACCCTCACGGGGGCTTCCGAAGCCTCCACGCCATCCCCTGGCCCTGTCCCTGACGGGCTTCCTTCTCGTTTTTCGGGGCCCAAGGTTCAGTTAATCAATTCCTTTAAAGATCCCTTTAACAACGCTGTGGCCACAGCACGAACCTGTTACTCGGCATCAGTGGTTTTGCCTGAACATGTTGATAAAGATAGCAAATCACGGGCCCAACGGGACGCCATCGCGGTCAGTATTTATAAGGCCGGGCACCACACGACCCTGCAACATTCCAGTTTCCAGTTCGTTCTTGAAAATGTTTCCCGGCATTTTATTTGGTCCTTTCTTCACAGTCACCCGTTCTATAACAGTGAGCAGGTGAGCCAACGTTACGTGACCGTGGGCCCCGATCGACTCACCCTCCCTCCTCTCAAGGAACCGGCCCTTACCCTTTTTCGTGAAGCCGCCGGAAATCTAATGGAGGCCTATGGACGGTTGACCGAGATTCTTCTTCCCTCGGTTCGCGCCGAATACAAAAAGATTTTTCCGCTTCGGAATCCAGACCAAAAGCCCTGGGCCAAATTTGTGCAACGTAAATCCCAAGAAGTGGCCCGCTACGTTTTGCCCGTGGCGACCCAGGCCCATCTTTATCACACGGTGAGCGGATTGACGCTTCACCGCTACCATCGGCTTTGCCAAAGTTTTGATACCCCTTGGGAACAACGGATCGTGGTGGACAAGATGATTGCGGCTGTCCGGGAAGTGGACCCCCTTTTTACAGATCGCATGGAAGATCCCCTGCCTTTGGAAAGCACACCGGAATATCGGGCCCACCGGGAGTTCCATGGGAAAACCAAGCCGGCGCGGGAATTCATAAAGGAATTTGACGCTCGTCTTAAGCGGCGCAGTTCCTGTCTCGTGGATTATAAAGTTCACGGAGAAAAAGTCTTGGCCCAGGCGGTGCGCTCGGTGTTTGGCGTGCCCCAATCCATGATGTCCGATGAGGACGCCATCGACCGAGTTTTAAATCCGGCACGGAACCGTTACTTGGGGGAATCTCTCAATCTGGGAACGCACTCGAAGCTGTGCCGGACTCTGTCCCATATGCACTTTACCTTTGCCAAAAAAATTTCCCATACGGCGGATAGCCAGGACCAACGCCATCGGATGACGCCGGCGTCTCGACCCGTCTTGTCGGGCCATTTTGTGCCGGATCAGCCGGACTACATCACGCCTCTTTTAATCCGACAAACCCCCGAAGCCAAAGAATTTTATGATACCACGCTCACGGCTTTGTGGGGCCAGATTGAGCGACTGATGAACGATGGGGTTCCCGAAGAATTTGCCCTCTATCTTTTGCCAAACGCCGTCAGTGTTCGGTTTGACGAATCCGGCGATTTGTTGAATTTTCACCACAAATGGACCAAACGCTTGTGCTACACGGCCCAGGAAGAAATATGGAAGACCAGCCAAGAAGAAGTGCTTCAAGTTCAGCACATCGCTCCTCGGGTGGCGGCCCATTTGGGTGCGCCGTGCCAGCTCCGGTCGGTTTCCTCCACCCGCCCCTTTTGTCCGGAAGGGGACCGTTTTTGCGGTGTTGTGGTCTGGAAAAACAAAGTGGAAGATTACGAGCGACTTATTTAA
- the carA gene encoding glutamine-hydrolyzing carbamoyl-phosphate synthase small subunit — MKAVLALETGRVFEGEAFGATGETAGEVVFCTSMTGYQEIMTDPSYQRQIVVMTYPHVGNYGTSPDFDESKKPHVAGYVAREFSPVASHWKSVASIEDYMKQNGVVGLHGIDTRALVRHLRDLGVCRGIISTENVDPKTLVDRAKNQMEMAGTDLVKEVSCQARYAWVPAPLAVPPTGTPAPRAGEGKKVAVMDFGAKNNIMNSLAALGCDVMVFPARTSLEDLLLHKPDGIMLSNGPGDPAAVTYAINTIRAIVNHNTTTVNPVPVFGICLGHQLLGLALGGKTYKLKFGHRGANHPVKDLTTGKVEVTTQNHGFAVDGDSFKGKPVELTHINLNDQTLEGLRHKTLPMFSVQYHPEACPGPHDAHYLFERFLGLMNKRESK; from the coding sequence ATGAAAGCCGTTCTCGCGTTAGAAACCGGCCGAGTTTTTGAGGGAGAGGCCTTTGGCGCAACGGGGGAAACCGCGGGTGAGGTGGTTTTTTGTACATCCATGACGGGGTATCAAGAAATTATGACAGACCCCTCCTACCAACGACAAATAGTCGTGATGACCTATCCTCATGTGGGCAACTACGGTACGTCGCCGGATTTTGACGAATCCAAGAAACCTCACGTGGCCGGGTATGTGGCCCGGGAGTTTAGCCCTGTCGCGAGTCACTGGAAATCCGTGGCGTCGATCGAAGACTATATGAAACAGAACGGGGTGGTCGGTCTTCACGGGATTGATACCCGTGCCTTGGTTCGCCATTTGCGGGACCTGGGGGTTTGCCGGGGAATTATTTCCACAGAGAACGTGGATCCCAAAACGCTTGTGGATCGGGCCAAAAATCAAATGGAGATGGCGGGAACGGATTTGGTGAAAGAGGTTTCGTGTCAGGCGCGGTATGCGTGGGTTCCCGCCCCGCTCGCTGTCCCTCCGACCGGAACGCCTGCCCCGCGTGCGGGGGAGGGCAAGAAAGTGGCCGTGATGGATTTTGGGGCGAAGAACAACATCATGAATTCCCTGGCGGCGTTGGGATGCGATGTGATGGTCTTTCCCGCGCGGACGTCGTTGGAGGATTTATTGCTGCATAAACCCGACGGAATCATGTTGTCCAATGGGCCGGGGGACCCGGCCGCGGTCACCTACGCGATCAATACGATTCGGGCCATTGTGAATCACAACACGACCACGGTCAACCCTGTCCCTGTTTTCGGCATTTGCCTGGGCCATCAGTTGTTGGGCTTGGCTCTTGGCGGGAAAACCTACAAGTTAAAGTTTGGCCATCGTGGGGCCAACCATCCGGTAAAAGATTTGACCACCGGAAAGGTGGAGGTGACCACCCAAAACCACGGGTTCGCCGTGGATGGGGATTCGTTTAAAGGAAAACCTGTCGAACTGACTCATATCAACTTGAACGACCAAACGTTGGAAGGGTTGCGACACAAAACCCTCCCCATGTTTTCCGTTCAATATCACCCCGAGGCGTGCCCCGGACCCCACGATGCCCACTACCTGTTCGAGCGGTTTTTGGGACTGATGAATAAGCGGGAGTCTAAATAG